In Nitrospirota bacterium, the genomic window ACAAGTCTGTCTTTGACCATCTGAAACATTCTCTGATAATTCACACTCTCCTTTTCAAGCTGCTTTGAGTGGCTTTTAAGTATCTCCCGAACCTCTTCATTAAGTTTCTCTTCTATCATCAGATCACCGGTTATTGTATTTTCAATCTTTTTTATAAGTTCTTCCCGTGGGACGGATGGTACAATCAAACCGCTCTTCAAAAGTCCTTCGATGATATTAGTCGCCAGGATTGCCACCCGTTCCTTTTTTAATTTCATAAAAATATTTTAGCATTATACTATAGTGAAGTCTATCTTTCTATTCTCCATGTTGACCTTCTCCACACGTACACGGACACTGTCTCCAAGCCTGAAAATCTTTTGGGACCTGTCTCCCAGAAGTCTGTGACCTTTATCATCAAATCTGTAAAAGTCGTCATACATTGACGTTACTCTGACGAGCCCCTCCACAAGTATTTCCTTCAGTTCAACAAAGAAACCAAATGCAGTGACTCCCGAGATTACCCCGTCATATTCAGTTCCGGTCCTGCTCTGCATATATTGAAGTTTCTTCAGTTCTATTACATCCCTTTCTGCATCCATTGCCTTACGTTCCCGTGCTGATGTCTGGCGTGCTATCTCAGCCAATATGGTGTCAAGATGCTGCTTCATGTCTTTTTTAAGGTAGCGCCGTTTAATAGTCTCTTTAACCAGCCGGTGGATGATAAGGTCAGGGTATCTGCGGATTGGCGAGGTAAAATGAGTGTAATGTTGTGACGCAAGACCGAAGTGACCGATGTTATCTATCGAGTATCTTGCCTGTTTCATACTACGCAAAAGAAGCTTATTAATTAATACCTCTTCTGGTTTTCCCGTTAACTTATGCAGCAATCTCTGAAACGTCTTGGGATTTTCGAACATAAGCTTATGGCTGTATCCTATTTCTGAGATGAACTCATTGAATTCTGATATCTTATCCTCGTCAGGAGGTTCATGCACCCTGTAGATGGATGGTATAGGTTTTCCCGACATATGCTGTGCAACCGTCTCGTTGGCAGCGATCATGAACTCTTCTATTATTTGATGTGCAATATTACGTTCTGATTTGATAATATCTATAGTATTGCTCTGAAGATCCAGAATTATCTCCGGTTCAGGTAAATCAAAATCTATACTTCCGCGCTTCATCCGTTTGGATCGCATAATAAGACAGAGCTCATTCATGAGGAGAAATATGTCAACAAGTGATTCATACCGTGATATCAGTTCCTGATCTTTATCTACAACTATTTTTTTTACATCAGTGTAAGTCATCCTGCCATTGCTGTTTATAACACTCTCATATATCTTGTAACCTGTACGTGTTCCATTATGGTCGAATAGCATCTCCACGGTCAGGGTAAGACGGTCTTTTTTCGGGTTCAGACTGCATATATGGTTGGACAGCTTTTCCGGGAACATCGGGATGACACGGTCAGGCAGGTAAACGCTTGTCTCGCGTGAGTATGCCTCCTTATCAAGGGGAGAATCCCACTCGACATAGTGGCTGACATCTGCAATGTGGACCCAAAGGATGAACTTACCATCAGCAGTTTTTTCTATCGAGACCGCATCATCAAAATCCTTTGCCCTTTCCCCGTCAATAGTTACTGTCCGCAGACTGCGGAGGTCCTGCCGTCCCTGCAACATATGTTCTGTAACCTCGTCAGGCAGTGATTCTGCCTCTGAAAGTATCTCCGGAGTAAACCTGGCCGGAAGTCCGTACTCTTCAATAATGACCTCTGTGTCAATACCCGGCGTCGTTGATTTGCCAAGAATTTTTATTATCTCGCCCTCAGGGTTTCTTGCACTCTGCGGATAAGATGTGATTTCTGCTACCACCATATCACCATCTTTAGCCCCCATGATATATTTGGGTGCGATAAAGAGGTCATAGCAGATTTTTTTATCCGTCGGAATAATAAAACCAAAATTCCTACCCCTCTCAAAACGCCCGACAATTTTTTTGTGAAATCTCTCAAGCACCCGGATAATTCGCCCCTCCTTCTTGCCATCTCTCCCTGATGCCTCAATCCTTGCCACTACTTTGTCATTATGCATTGCCCCCATCATGTTTCTGCGCGGGATAAACACATCCGGTTCTCCTTCTGTGCCGGAGATAACAAACCCATATCCGTCCGCATGTCCCTGAAGGACACCTGTGACAAGATTCATCTTCTGAGGAAGGCCGTAGCGGTCACCCCGTATTTTTACTATCAAACCGTCATGCAGCATCTTTTCCAATGTATCAGAGAACGCCTCATTCCGTTTCTTTGGAACAGAGAGAACTCTCATGAGTTCTGTCAGCAGGAGAGGTCGGTATGCCTTGCCTTGCATCAGAGTTAATATATCGTTTTTAGAAAATTTCATATTAAATCCTTTCGATCTGGTTTGTAAAAGCCCTGGACTCCAGCGTTTAAGTGCTGCACTTGACAGTAAGCCTTCGTATAGGTTAACGTATTTTTCTATATTTTAAAAGAGGAGGAAAATAAATGCCAAAGCCGAAATACCACATTGTTGTCTGCACAAACACCCGCCCACCGGGTCACCCGAAGGGTTCCTGCGGGGAGAGGGGGGCACAACCCGTTGTAATGAAATTTGCTGAAGAGATGGAGAAGAGAAATCTGTTTGGCAAGGTTGTGCTTAGCGGCTCTACGTGTGTAGGTGTGTGCAGCGCCGGAACGATTGTAATTGTCTATCCTGACGCTGTATGGTATCAGGGGGTCAAACCTGAAAACGTTAATGAAATATTAGATCAGCATATTGAAAACGGAAAACCTGTGGAAAGGCTGGTACTTCAGGATAGTGCATGGGGATAATGAAAGTCCTGTTTCTCGGCTCAGGTACTTCTACGGGCGTGCCTGTAATTGGTTGTAAATGTGATGTTTGCAAGTCAGACGACCCGCGGAACAAGAGGACGCGGTCCTCAATACTCATAACTGCTGAAATCCCCCTTAATCCCCCTTTTTCAAAGGGGGAAATACGACTCCCCCCTTTAGAAAAGGGGGGTAAGGGGGGATTTGAAAGGGAAATTCCAAGTGATAAATATTTACTGGTTGACACAACGACAGACTTACGATCCCAGGCCCTGGCAAACCGTGTAGAAAGGGTAGATGCCGTTCTTTTTACGCATGCTCATGCTGACCACATCCATGGTATTGACGATCTCAGAAGCTTTAATCACATCCAGGGTAATCCTATCCCGTGTTATGGAGGTCTTGATACTATGGAAGTTATACGCCATAAATTCAGTTATATTTTCGATGGCTCCGCCAGACGTGACTGGGTCCCGAGACTCGAGGTTAATATTGTTGACAGCGAATTTTCTTTGTACGGTCTGAGGATATTACCATTAAAGATATTTCATGGAGAGTCAACCATACTTGGGTTCAGGATAAATGATGTCTCTTACCTTACTGACTGCAGTGGAATTCCTGATGATACAAAAAAGTTATTGATAGGAACTAAACTTCTTATATTGGATGCGACCCGTTACCAGCCTCATGCAAAGCACTATGGACTTGCACAGGCCATAGATGTAATAAAGGAGCTGAAGCCGGAGCGGGCACTACTCACACACCTTTCCCATGCATTTGATCACCATAAAGTCAATCACGAACTTCCGTCAGGTATTGAACTGGCGTATGATGGGATGGAGATTAGTCAGGGATAATGAGATGATAGAAATTCCATTAGAATTCAACACACCTTCATACAGGGATGTCCTTGCCCAGTTTGATTCTGCTGCTGAGTGGCTTTGTCTTGACCCGAATATTTGGAAGAGACTAAGACTTCCTCAAAGGGCCCTCTGCGTCACAATGCCTATCAGGATGGACAACGGTGATGTTCACGTCTTTCAGGGATTCAGGGTCCAGCATGATTCTGCTCTCGGTCCTACCAAGGGAGGTGTTCGATACCATCCTGATGTAAGTCTTGGTGAAGTGGCGGCGCTCGCAATGAATATGACATGGAA contains:
- a CDS encoding DUF507 family protein — translated: MKLKKERVAILATNIIEGLLKSGLIVPSVPREELIKKIENTITGDLMIEEKLNEEVREILKSHSKQLEKESVNYQRMFQMVKDRLVKERGIIL
- the rnr gene encoding ribonuclease R: MKFSKNDILTLMQGKAYRPLLLTELMRVLSVPKKRNEAFSDTLEKMLHDGLIVKIRGDRYGLPQKMNLVTGVLQGHADGYGFVISGTEGEPDVFIPRRNMMGAMHNDKVVARIEASGRDGKKEGRIIRVLERFHKKIVGRFERGRNFGFIIPTDKKICYDLFIAPKYIMGAKDGDMVVAEITSYPQSARNPEGEIIKILGKSTTPGIDTEVIIEEYGLPARFTPEILSEAESLPDEVTEHMLQGRQDLRSLRTVTIDGERAKDFDDAVSIEKTADGKFILWVHIADVSHYVEWDSPLDKEAYSRETSVYLPDRVIPMFPEKLSNHICSLNPKKDRLTLTVEMLFDHNGTRTGYKIYESVINSNGRMTYTDVKKIVVDKDQELISRYESLVDIFLLMNELCLIMRSKRMKRGSIDFDLPEPEIILDLQSNTIDIIKSERNIAHQIIEEFMIAANETVAQHMSGKPIPSIYRVHEPPDEDKISEFNEFISEIGYSHKLMFENPKTFQRLLHKLTGKPEEVLINKLLLRSMKQARYSIDNIGHFGLASQHYTHFTSPIRRYPDLIIHRLVKETIKRRYLKKDMKQHLDTILAEIARQTSARERKAMDAERDVIELKKLQYMQSRTGTEYDGVISGVTAFGFFVELKEILVEGLVRVTSMYDDFYRFDDKGHRLLGDRSQKIFRLGDSVRVRVEKVNMENRKIDFTIV
- a CDS encoding (2Fe-2S) ferredoxin domain-containing protein; protein product: MPKPKYHIVVCTNTRPPGHPKGSCGERGAQPVVMKFAEEMEKRNLFGKVVLSGSTCVGVCSAGTIVIVYPDAVWYQGVKPENVNEILDQHIENGKPVERLVLQDSAWG
- a CDS encoding MBL fold metallo-hydrolase, translating into MKVLFLGSGTSTGVPVIGCKCDVCKSDDPRNKRTRSSILITAEIPLNPPFSKGEIRLPPLEKGGKGGFEREIPSDKYLLVDTTTDLRSQALANRVERVDAVLFTHAHADHIHGIDDLRSFNHIQGNPIPCYGGLDTMEVIRHKFSYIFDGSARRDWVPRLEVNIVDSEFSLYGLRILPLKIFHGESTILGFRINDVSYLTDCSGIPDDTKKLLIGTKLLILDATRYQPHAKHYGLAQAIDVIKELKPERALLTHLSHAFDHHKVNHELPSGIELAYDGMEISQG